From the genome of Synergistaceae bacterium:
TTTTTCTGAAGTTAAGTTTGACGATGAAACAATTATTAGTGCCAAGCAAATAAGAGAACTTCAAAAACGTAACGCTGCACTTGAGGAGGAGAATACAATATTAAAAAAGCCCTTGCCATATTCACGCCACACTCAAGCAACGTTTATAAACTCCGGCATGAAATAAAATTAAGACGTTATGCAGGGTTCTAAAAGTTAATCGCAGTTCTTATTATGAACATTTTTATTCTCCAATCTCTAAAAGGGAGCTAGAAAATCAAAAATTAAGAAC
Proteins encoded in this window:
- a CDS encoding transposase; the protein is MGTRSVKYNDDFKKSLVSMYENGKSQSQLVREYGVSLSASRWIKLFSEVKFDDETIISAKQIRELQKRNAALEEENTILKKPLPYSRHTQATFINSGMK